The nucleotide window ACCGAACTCGGCGGCAAGAGCTTGTCCCTCTGTTGTCAAGTGTTGTCAGCGTACTGTCCTGGCCCTCGCAAGGATGAAGAAGTGAAAACCTACCCTGTTCCGAAACAACGCGCTCTCCCCTCAAATCGTACTTGTTTCCGACGATGATCATGGGGAACGAGTCCCTGTCCTTGACCCTAAGAATCTGTTGCTGGTAGATTCTGATTTCCTCAAAGCTTTCCCTCGAGTTGATGGCGAAAACGAGCAGGAAGCCTTCACCAGTGCGCATGTACTGCTCGCGCATGGCGGAGTACTCTTCTTGGCCGGCGGTATCTAGAATGTCGAGAAGGGCGACCTCATTGTCGATGGTGCATTGCTTGCGGTACGAATCTATTGAGCTCAAGTTAGTCCACGGTTCACTAGGCCACAACCACGACCAAGAAAATTGGAACGTGGATTGAGAGGGTCCAGGTTGTAACGCACCCTCGATTGTAGGATCATATTCGTCAAGGAAGTGACCCTGGATTAGCTGGATGGTAAGGCACGATTTACcgacaccaccgccaccgacAACCACCAGCTTGTATTCTCTTGTGAACTGCGTAAAGGGGAAGAGAGCGATGTCAGCCAAATGAATTGCCGCAGGCAATTGAAACCAAGAGTACGCCTCAATCGAGGAGGGCGAAATAATGCTGGCTGGCGGAGCGACTTACCTTGTTGGCCATTGTGGCTATTGATTAAAGAagatgtaaaatgtaaaagGATGGAAAAAGTCGAGATGCCGACACGAGGGGGCAAGATTGAATGGCCTCCTCAAATGATTAAATGGTTTAAGTCGCTCGCGCAACGGTGCAGACAAACGTCACTGGGTGGTGAAGACAGCCCTCAGGGGGGATCCTGGATGCGAAGGCGGGTAGAATTAAAGGTCGAAGGATGGGATGGCGACGATGGCTGTAGAAGGAGGAAGCGAGGTTCCTTGGAAGAAAGCGTGTTGTCAGGGGAAGCGCGCAGTCTTGACGACGGagaagcgagcgagcgagcagaagcggaagtggaagtggaagtggaagtggaagttgaggTGAGCCGGACGGCAAGTGGTGGGAAGTTGTTCGGGTGGTGGTTGCGGTGAATTGAGCGGCGGGTGCGCAGAGTGCAGTGCAGCAGAGTGCAGCAGCCGGTGTGGAGACGAGCAAGCAGGAACGACGAGGAAACGAGCCACTACTGGCCGATGATCAGTGCTGCCCAgggatcccgtccgtctCTGTCTTAGGGGAGGGAGGCTACAAGCTAGTGGTACATACCTGCTAGGTAGAGGGAGGGGCGCTAGTAGATTTGCAGAAGCTGCGGTAGGGAGAAAGCGGAAGTCGGCCGactggtaggtaggtaggtaggtaggtaggtagaagtTGTACAGTATGGATGGAAGGAGGGTTCTTGGTTCGTTGGATATCGGGCGATTAGAGCTAAGAAAATTCTGTCGACAGAAAGAAAATGGTGGTTGCTGGCTGGCAAGGGACAGGAAACGCGGCGATGAAGAACCACAAACGGTGCTTTTCTCTCCAGTTTGTGACGTGggaaaaataagaaaaggGTCGAGGTTGGACAGCAGTcgcgaagaaggaaagaagatggAAACGCCAGATGGGAAATGGCGTGAGCTACGGAATATTGCCTGCTCAAAGAAGTGTGGGTTTGCTGGCCGCGAAATGGAGAGCTGCAGGCAAAAGGACTCTTCCTGGTCTTGTTCTCACACTGTCCGTCTTGGTGAACTGAGTGAGGTTGCAAGGGAAATAGGTGCTGTAGCTTCAAGGGGTAGCCAAGACCCGGCGATGCACGGGCGCccaagtggtggtggacgtgCCCCAAAAAGGAGATGGTCGCTCATGGTTCGAGCTCGTTTCTGGGGCAGGCAGGGCTATGGCCCGATTGATTGGCCGACGGAGCTTTAGTTCAAGTTCAGTTCTCTTCTCGCAGCGCCCAACCGGGAGGGTTCAGGAAAGGCAGTTCAACATCCACACTGTATATcacagaagtggaagtccgTCACGACGGACGGGGGCCGGGGCCTTTATCGCTCGCCTTTGTTGAATGTCCACTTTCTCTATCGATCATTTGGGAGGACGGAGGCAAGGCGGTCACGGGCAAAACTGTATTGTCTGATGGTTGGAATAGATCATGGCGTCGAGATGCGATTTCCGTCTGCTTCACTCATGTGTGATGACTGTACGCACCGAACATCAGTATCTCACCATCCGACCAATGCCCGGCGCAAACCTCGACGATAGCAGGGCAGGTAATCATCCAGATCCTGCTTGGGCGCCGACACCGTCTCTCCGTCTAGACATTTCCGTCCTAGTCGTCCCACGAGCCCCAGTTCTCGATGGGCCATTGCAAATTACCCCTACGACGCTGGACGTGGACTCGACTCGCCAGTAGCCGACCGCTTCTGCTTGCGGTTCCCGAGCCTCTTCATCCACGTCCCTGGGACCGTTTTGTCTCACTCTCTTGCTATCTccattcctccttttcttatTTCCTTGGGACAAGGCATCCACTCCCCGTGTTTCGACATAAGGCAACAGCAGCACACATACCGTAACCAGCACGGCGGTTCAGCCTTGAGCCCTAAGTAGCCTTTCGGTCCAAGGGATCTGGACTTGCGTTGGAAGGAAGATCACCAATCTCGAATCATGATGACCAACCAGAACATATGCACAGCTCTTCCCCAAAGACGGCACAACCCCCACTCTGTCTTCTCACCTCAGCCAACGACTATGGTATATACCGAGTTAGGCGGCACAGCATGCAAGTCAGCTTCTAGGTACGGCACGTCCCTGCCACGAACTGGCACGACCTAGCTCCTGGGCACATTGCTCAAGagcctcaccaccaccatgtcaAAGGATCGCAAAATCGTGACATTGAAAAGGTACCCGATCATTGTGTGCTGGTCCTCGGTACTGTGTCTTCTGCTGTCGAAGCAAGATGCATCTCGTCCATGGAGGGACATATCCCTCCTATCACCCGCTGCACTATCGCCATAGTCTCGGTCAAGCGCCTTGACCATCATGGCCAAGAAATGGCTCTGTTTTCACCCACTCCACCAACGAATCCacctttaataacctaagcGGCCATGTCCCACTGGCACTCCCTCCTGGGAGAGAATGACATCGCGATCACCAGAGATGATCTCTGAAACATAAAACGACCCTTTTCTGCCGTCTCCCCGCCGTTCTCGTCCACCGCCCTTCGGAACACCTGAAGCGAACTGAAGTGTCACGAGACATCAACGTCTTTTGCAACCCGCCAGAAGGCTTCGGTGGCTTCCAACGGCGCAACTCCAAGCGGAGTCCAGCGCTTCTACGGACGTAGCACCACTGGCTTCTTGACACGGCCTCCACCACACCACGGATATTTAGTGTGTGTACTGCATTGCACCTGCGTTAGCGGTGCATGGCGGGGTTCGCAGCAGTGCCAAGTGGTTTCATGCAGCGGATGATGATGCGTTTGCGCATCTCGTTCGTCCGTGGTGTCCGAGCAGGTGGTAAGAACCGCGAGGTCCAGATTGTCGTTCGTGGAGTTGAGGTCAACGGGGTTGTGTTGTGGGCTTTCGCCAAGAAGCCTCACCCTCCAAGGCATTACTGTTTTAGTGTAGTGCAGACACACCACCGTAAAGCAAACGCCAAAATATGCGCCTATACTTTTACAATAGTTGCTGACGGGGCACCACGAATAccgaacaaaaaaaaaaaaaaaaaaaatggaaccCCAcaaaacatcatcaccaacatcccAGAGCCCGGGCTCTCCTGAGAAGGGAGAAAGCGGCTGAACGGGATTGGACCCCACAAGGTTCAGACAAAGACGCGGGAACCGTTCGTGATTCCCACACCATGGGGATCGGCCAGTTCACGGTTCGGCAACACAGCTGAGCCATGACTGGGCCCCTTCTCTTTGTTAAAGACAATTCGTCTTTTCCATGCCTTCCATGCTTACCTTCCATCCAGGACCCCCCCCCTGTGACTCTTTGAGCATCCAATTTAATCTTGTTTTCCAGATTTCCACATTCTGCTTCAAATGGAAGGAAAGCCTCCGCCCGACGCCCAGCTAACAGGATACCTGGTGAGACACAATCTCTGGTCTAGTTGAAGTTCTGCAAGCCTTCTATTTCCACTTCTGCTTCCGTTTccaccacacacacattTTCTTCAAAGTCAAACAGCCCAGCGATAGCTTCTCGAGCTTCGTATCATGATGCATCCCGCTTCGCTCGTTCCCGAGGAACAGTGCCACGAGCTACTTTccccggggggggggggggggggggggcggcgTCCTTTTCGTCCCTCATCTTACTTGACCACAAGGTATCTCCGAATCTGACATCAGCCCAGCAACAAACCAAGCCCACATATCAACGGGAATAGCGAAGACCACGCACACACATCATTGATCAGGCAGGGGGAATGAAGAGATTCTAGCGAGATTCTAGAAAGATATGAAATGCCGCCAAGGGGGGGATGGCGCCAAAAATCCCAAAGGCTGCaggtaatttaaattaggccATATGCAGGGTTTGATTGGcgttctctttttttttttccagttCACGGCGTCTTCCGGAAATCTGAAAAAAGTGATGAACCCCGAGTCTCCGAAATCCCTCGAAGATCTTCAAAAGATCTTCCCAAGCAGAGCTCAGCTGAAGAATAAACCATAAGAGTGGCAGTTCaggtcgaggaggaagaaaattcaagaaaaaaaaaggaaaaaaaatataaaaaaaattcgGGAGTGAGGTGAGACGGGGTTCATAAAtcgagggggggggggagccTTATCAGCCGCGCATAGCGCGGGCGCATGTGACGGGGACAGTCAAGATACACAAGAAAGTGGATAATATCCTCAGCTCATTACGGGGAAGTAAAAGGTATAGGAAGGTGAGGAGCGCATGGATCTGTGCTTCTCGGGCTGTGTATAATCGGCGAATGGCTTGAAACTGAAGACTAGCCGGGGGCCCGGGAGGTGAGGTTACATTCCTCCTCCCGGCCCCGAGCGGATGTCCATTTCAGTCGGACTACAAATGATGCTACTAGTGTATCACCGGTCCGGTCGGTGCCACCGTTGTATGCTTAGTAGGGATCTATCTACAGTACCGTTACTCTCCTCAAGCGCCTTGTTTCGTCGTCGATGTCAAAGTCCAGAAATGAAAACAGACGGAAAGAAACTGGCCAATAGGGATCGTACCTGGCGAGTGAGCTATCTCTAGTGTATCACCTCAAGCGAGGGAGATGCATTCCTTGGGCTTTTCTCCAGTTAGTTCTCGGGACAAACCCTCAACACGCACGCACAGTATGGCAACTAAGTATTCTTCCCTTTACCAGAACCAACCAACTTCGTTCCGAATCCCAGGAAGCAAGCACTCAGTTGCACAGTAACTTTACTTCATACTACAGTAGTATCCGAAACAGTCCAGTTTCTTAAATGACGACGGTGCGGAATGAATTCCGAACTATGATGGGAAGCAAGGAAGTATCCGCTTCTGCTTTGTTGATCATACACACGTGTCAGAGACGATAGGACCATTTGAAAGGATCAAGCTTGAACGACAGGTCAGCCGTGTAATCATTGTGTGAACAAAGCTCAAAACGGAATGGAGGGATTAAGCCTAGAGGAACGAACTTTGAAATGACATCCTATCCTTGCCTTTCATTCATTGATGTGAGCAATGATGTGTAGGtacagtacactacatacacatTTCTTTCGCTCGCTATGATCCGCGCGCGCGAAACGTTTTACATGGAACATCACGAACTTCCGATCTTCTGGAGTACAAGGTTGTGGAACCTTGCGtcgatacctctaccgaaCCCTACCCTCGCCACTAACGGGACTAAAcatgggaaaagaaaaagaaaaagaaaaagagacgaCGATCAAAGAACAATCAAGCATGGTGAGCACCACATCAAGCTACCTCTTTCTCTACGGAAGGTAGTGACGACCCGAGTCGGGTTCACCACAGGAGCAAGGGAATCCTTGATTGGAGATTTTTCACGGGCCGCAGtcgctctttctttctctttatcTGGGCCTTCGTTTCCACCCGTGTCTTCCGTCATTGTTCCTTCGTTTTACACAATGATAGATAAGCTAAGTAAGTAGCTCAACTGCTGCTAGTATTGTCCGCTCATCTCCGATCTGGTTGGTGCTTGGGTTGGAAGCGAAATCGGtcaaactacctacctacctaggtgaTCAGCTTCAAATCCCTCGCCCAAATTCTTAGGTGGGTTTCGACAGCGATCCCTGGAGTCCCCGATTCCTAATCCTGAGACACATTTTGTTTGCCGAGTACTATGTAAGCAAcgtggaaagaaaaaaaaaggacctCACCGTGGACAAGAACAACTTGCAGGCGTGGATACTGTCCACAGTAAGGGGCTGTCGTCGAACACCTCCCTCCCGTCTTGAATGACAAGTACGCTGATGTCGGTTCCATTCCGAGATATAAGTCGCTTCTGCTTCCACGACAAATACATGAATATCTACTTCCCTTTTATCTCACTTGCAATCTCATGGCTGAGATGTCTGCACTTCGTTGTTGCAACCGGGCAGCCAGACTCCAGTTCGAGGTGAATCTGCGATGCCAGAACCTGGAAACACTCTTGTGTACTTCCACGAAACAGAGGTTGGCAGGTGCAAATGCTTTGACGGACGGAAGTTGCAAGTGCCGGTCACCATAGCATGGACATTCGGGCGTTCATGTCGACGGCATAGGGGAGGTGCGTTCCGGTGCCTCTCTTCCAGTCTGCTTCTCTGTCGACTTGACCTGAATCTCATCCCGGCCGTGACCAGATTGGGTGGGCGTGGCATAAACGTCTGTCTATGAGGGTGTAATCGAAACAAAGTGAAGTCACACGATTGAACAGGACTGCAAACTTTTGCCGAGCCAATACGGACCGAGAGGTGGTTTCACATGTTGGCACTTGACTGCCGTCTTGACTAGGTATCTCTGATCTCATCAGCGTGTGTAAATACTGGCATATCATCCGAGTCGGACTTCATGCCTAAGATGTTGCGGTATAACTACATCAATAACTTCTTCGGACGTGAAGATACCGACAAAGCTTCAAATGGGTTGAGACGTTGGATGTTGATATCTACAGTAACTCCCTTTTTGGCGCCATGACGGGAAGCGGTAGGTTTGAAGACGGAAGGCGTGATCGAGTGTCGGCAATTCGTCCAtcactactacctacttcaTTTCCTGGAATTCCCCACGGGCAAATGTACTTAGATTAACGACAACGTGGGATTCGAGAAGTCAACTTAACACATCACCACGATCAAAGCACACACCACTGTTTATACGGTCCGTCAGGTTTGGAGGTCAAAATACTGGAGTGAACCGAGACACCATTCAAAACTACCATCACGCACGACCACGAGTACATTGAGTTCAACCACCTTGCGAGCTTTATTCAAGGCACCTCTGGGTACCAGATTGACTCTCTATTATCTCATAACTCGTACATCGCAAGTCGTAAGTAGTAAATCTTGATCTCGTGAACCGTAACGCGTGAGCTCTAACGTCTAAACAATCCAGTATGCTGTATTCTTCGCGGAAAATGCCTTTCTGACCTCCAAAATAACGTCTCCAAAATCCCAATTCCAGTAGTGCCCACCCAAGGTCGATGCGAACCCGATGACGCCAAGTCAATGTtcagtttaatattttattctcAGTGTGTATGGAGAGAACGTCTGTGAATTTACATAAAAGCAGATGAAGGGCTGACTCATGTCAATGTTGGACGATGTCAATATCGGATGGACAAGGACatgggagaaggagaagatcaTATACTTCAGACGGGCCTGGACTCGAAAGATTATGGACTGGGATAGTGGCAGCAGTACATTGAATGAGGCAAGAAGCAATGTGCCATGTACGCTCTGTTGCATTCCTTCATATCCTTCTCATTGCAAGAATAATTCAAGAAAGGCTGGCGGAGTCCGTGGCTGCGTGGTCACAAAAAAAAGCCTGCCACTTCACCTCTACACCCGCACCTTCGTTCGCATTCTGTGTGTTGCCCGATGGCTAGAGTGTCAATATAGCGGCACGCGCCGGCGACATAGTCGGCGGTTTGTGGCACCTTTGCCTTCAGGATGAAGGCAATTGTCTGCTCAGGAAGCAATTGCCTCTAACGCGTAGCCAGATCACATTCGCGGAACTCGTCGTCAATTGGCGTGGCAGGGACCGCATGGGTGGCGAATTCTTTCGGCCCATTGAAATGCACAAAGATCTTGCTTTTGCCGTCTGGTTTGTCGGTTAATTTCAGGATGTCGTTGATTCGGGTCATGCTGTAATAACCCCCGTTGAGGTGGTAGCCTTCATTGACCAGGCAACATATTGAAAGAAAGAGCTCTCCAAGGGGGAGCACTGGGAAGCTGCAGAGAGGGTCATAGTCTACACGGACACCCCGATCCACTACCATACCATTTCCTCACATTTGCGGTGTATGTGGAAGACTAGGTAGCCAGTCCGGCGCCCTCCTTCCTCGAACATAGCCCTTCAGACCGGCTTGATCTTCATTGTTTCCTATCTGTACATGATTTTCAGCAACAGACGGAGCCACTTACTGATTCCCACCTCACGGAAACTTTGAGATGCGTGCTAAAAGCCCATTGTCAGTTGCGAAGGACTAAGAGACGATAGGAAGGTGGGAAAGCTCGATGTCATACGAAGTGTCCTTagaaagaatttaaataaataaagaaaataccataaaaaaaaaaggaagaaattaaataaattgcGGTTGTTCACGAATAGAAATGAAGGACCCACATATGCAACTCCTTTTTGAGACTCACACTGCCCTAGCATCATGTAGGAGAGGATATCAACATTGTCTGGTCACTTTCAGGCGGGGTCTGCACCGATCGGAATGTTAACGAAGGAACAGGCAAATAGCTCTATCAGGGCGCACCGTAGAAACGACCAAAGTCACTCAGTTACGAAGACATCTCTACCTTTTCATTTTCAACCCAGGCCACTCTtcggttttttttcctcttcctctttttccctcttcctttttttccctcttcctttttttccctcttccttttttttctcttgtttgggggagggggaatcTTCTAAACCCTCTTCAGATCAAACCCTCCAATCTCATTATCGAACAATTCTGCATTTGTACCGGATCGGAACCCGTGCATCACAGCCGGATTGACAAAAGATCATGGAAGGTTCCACTTGACCGCTCCCTTGGTTACAACCGTCATCACCGCTTGGGTTCTCCTTGCAAGACACCTGCTCTTCCAAGCAAAATCGTCGAGTATAGCAGATACCTTACAGATGAACTTGCATATTTGAGTAGATAGAGATACTTTGCCGGACTGAAATCTTCGAAGCCCCAACAACCGACAACACTCATATATGATTTATATTCATCTATGCAACATAACTTTCCTTAACTCCCGGTCCGGTATCCGACTGGAGTCTAGGCGGCTCAATTTGATACAACTGCTCTCGCATCTTTTAGATTGAAAAAAGGCGCAGTCAAAGCTCATTGGACACATATGCCGCGGCGGCATGAAGTATCAGAAAGGTCCTCGCTCTTTCTCAAGACTTAACACTTTGCTTAATTCCTTGCAGCCTTCCAAGAGCCTCGATgaattttcttttcttccgcAACAAAACACGAATGTACAATCTGTGGAGGTAGTTGGTTAGTAGGTTCGGTCATGCCAGGGGCCCGGGCAGTGGTATCTGATACTTGGGCCCGAGTCGAGCAGCAGGCGCGAAGCTGACTTTGGGGGTGCCCCTGGGCCAAAACTCACTTGGGACACTCGGCATTTTCGGCGTCCAAGCACATTTAATAACCGTTGAAAAGACTACATGCGATGCCAGAATGGATTACATCAACAAGAGTCCTACTTGTACCCGTTTTAGTTTGGTTAATAAATCAAGGGCGCGAAGATGACATCGGTCAGGCCTGGGCGCGCCAGcattacctagaggtacctagttgCGCGGTAAGCTTTTGTAGTCCGGGTGGCACGGCCCTAAAATTCAGCGCCCTGGAAAATTGTTGGAGTGGGCAGGTGTAGGGGGCCTTCAGCGACTTTCAGGTCCCAATGGCCAACCACACTACGACCACTTTGGTACCTACTCTTCTCTGCCCAAGTGGAAGGTCAGTCCGGGGGCGGCTTGAATTCCACGGCACCTCAATGAACTGCAGATTacgaaggaaaaagaaaaaaaagagagtgaaggaaaaaagaagtgaAGAGAGAATGGTGAAGCAAAGAGCAGAAGGAGCAACACGATTCACAGCCACTTCCTATCAATTACTTCACTTGTCACAGTCGTCTGTGGTAAGTTAGGTAGGTTAGTGTCAATTGCCTCACCTTTCCTACCTATGTACGCTCCGAACTATTCACATGCATACCTGCCACCTGCCACCCGTCCATCCCAACAGACAGGAAAGTTCCCCCGAcacgaaaaagaaaacaaaaagtcACAACTCCAGTTCTGGTACATATATCACCTTAATAACatcaccaaaaaaaaaagagaaataatatttcaaaaagaaattttgaaCTCTGTAAGCTCTCGTTGGTAATATGCCCACAGCCAGAATCGAACTGACGACCTCATCATTACTAGTGATGCGCTCTACCACTGAGCCATGCGGGCTTGATTGGATGGTTGTTATCTTGGCTTTTGCAGCGTGACATTATATATTTGGCTTCGTCCACCCACTGGCTGGGGTTTAGAGCGCAAACTCCCCATCTGACACAACATTTCACAACGACGTGGACCGCGATATCCGAATGTTTTCTTTGTGTTATCGGAAAGTTATCAGATACCGTGATCAGGAGTGGATACTAGTAGGAAgtaaagggaaggaagaaaagagagaaaaaatgaaaaaaaaaaaaaaatcaaaaatttgaaaaaaaaataaaaaaaaaagggtgaAAGTTGTGCTTCTCCCAGCGAGGAACATCCGATGTTGAAAAGGTAAAATGACACCTGGTATGAGCGAGCCAACACAGTTTAGCAATGGCGCAAAGATAAATACTGGAGTTTGTGGGACATCAATCCTGCAAAAACACAACATAGCAAGGTTCACTTTGCCAAACGGTATCTATCTACCAGCTCAATCCCAAGGCCCGAATCCCATCATTGATATTGATATTGAACATGACTAGACCGTGAAGCCAATGAGTGGGACCCACCAAATACCAGACAAAGGGAAAATGGTGACACCCAGCATAAAATTCATGGCCTGTCCAATCATTCATATCCCTTCTAGCTCGCCAAATACCCATGCACAATAAAATCTTCCACCCCATTCCGCCTCCTATCACTTCCCCCTGATTACCTGCCAGCACCTCCCGGGCCAGTCCCGTTCATATCCTCCTTGCTCTCCGTAAACATGCTCCGTCTCGGACTACTTGTCGCCCCAGCACCTCCAGCGACTCCCGGGCCAATACCTGCCGTTGGCGGTGGCTGTGGCCTAACGCTCATGTAATCCTCGCTTCCCTCCGTTAACCCTGCCGTAGGCGGCGATATCGGCTGCGGCGATCCCACTGATAGCGTACCGCCCATAGCGGACGTTGCGGACTGGGGGGTAGGGAGGTGGTCGGGCGCCTGTTGCCCACCCTGCTGATCGATGGCATGTTCCTCCGGGACAGAGCTGGGGGCTGGGCCGTTGCTGAAGCGGTGGCCACTCTTGACGTTGGATGGGTGCTGTCCGTTGTTGAGAGACGTTTGTCCCGAGGTCATGGAGCTCACGGTTGCGTCGCTGATCTGTCGGAGATGTGTCTTATCGCGCTCGCTGACATTGGAGACGTCCGAGAGGGCAAAGCCACGGGTcgctgttgtggtggttggtgaAACCGTGGGTGAAGGCGTGTCTCTGTTAGCGGACGCAGCCTCGGATGGAACACTGCCCATCAGCTCCGAGTCGGGACGGAAGTTGGTTGGGGCACCATCGATGCCTTGCATATGCGGTGGCAGAGAGGAGGCAACGCCAGTGGATGAGCGGGTGTGGTTGCTCGCGTGGTCCATCTGGTGTGTCCCTCCCGTGTAGTATGAGGGGTTGTTGAGAGAGCCATGTCCGACTGTGTTGATTCGACCGACGCTCGAATGGCGATTCAAGACATCAATGTGACTCAAGCTAGTGTCGTGAAGTTCGGCGCGAGGCGAGGTATCTGTGTGACCAAGCGTTAGCAGGTGTATTTCAAGGTCATGATGGGTTACTCTCACCCATCAACTCCGCTggagctggcggcggcgtgaTTTGTGTGTCCATAGCCTCAGCAATTGGGGGCGGCGGCATAGGTGATCCTGTGCTTTCCATATCCTGCATAGGACTGGGGCTGTGAGGGATCGTGCTGAGTTCATCCGAGGTCGTGACGGTAGGGGCTTTTTCAGTGACGTGTTGCTGCTGACCGCGCATCCAGGACATGATTCGGTAGCCATTAGTGTCTTCAGTTTCGGGTACACTGGTGCCA belongs to Neurospora crassa OR74A linkage group IV, whole genome shotgun sequence and includes:
- the bd gene encoding Ras-like protein — its product is MANKFTREYKLVVVGGGGVGKSCLTIQLIQGHFLDEYDPTIEDSYRKQCTIDNEVALLDILDTAGQEEYSAMREQYMRTGEGFLLVFAINSRESFEEIRIYQQQILRVKDRDSFPMIIVGNKYDLRGERVVSEQEGQALAAEFGTKYIETSAKTQHNVENAFYDLVREIRKEDKKLGEKVGGTSFANNNGAVKQMDVGDEDVQAGCCAKCIMM